In Magnetococcales bacterium, the sequence AATATTGCCGTGAAAACGCGCCGAATCCCCACCTTTCAAATGAAGCGCCTCCCCTCCCAACTCCAACACCACCTCGCCCTTGAGGAGATGCAGATATTCCTCACTACCCGGTGGGTGGGGCTTTCCCTCATAGGATGCATGGCCCTTGAGATGGAAAACCATCTGGGTGATATGGAAAGATCTGGCTGGAGAAACCGTCACCGCCCGGTAGGCTCGGTCTGCCGATTCGACAATCCGCATCTCCCCAGCCGGGATCAGCTGAATCCGCTGTCGGGCCTCCTCGACCAATTCATCAATGCCAATTCCCAAAGCCTTGGCGATTTTAAA encodes:
- a CDS encoding helix-turn-helix transcriptional regulator, producing the protein MLTNLVGTRIRAVRAQKKLTQQHLADLAGVPRATLATVERDDANPSLAVVFKIAKALGIGIDELVEEARQRIQLIPAGEMRIVESADRAYRAVTVSPARSFHITQMVFHLKGHASYEGKPHPPGSEEYLHLLKGEVVLELGGEALHLKGGDSARFHGNIRHFYRNPVESEAHGVVTILEGVASDEKNSAEIS